A stretch of Shewanella dokdonensis DNA encodes these proteins:
- a CDS encoding C-GCAxxG-C-C family (seleno)protein, which yields MNVNRRQAMGQIIGLVSVAAGGGIMATAMAADSCPGDTSIGIGSEGSSDLAANLLTYVKVDPLAVAKRAYEDYGKGGCMYGVFDAIVKELAAQGHEDACKFAAIPTNITVYGGGGVAGWGTLCGCVNAAAMAINMLAGVDRTKVTRSVYHYYESTSMPRGDSEFLSAIGAPTRKTDAGELLTADMIGQSVAKSILCHTSVTLWSKQSKFGTSHQAKLERCAQVTAEIAYITVDFLNKALDNTLDVAIAADGNSDCAVCHSSTKREPDTYFATDVNAQMECQTCHSEHDVTAGLTGAHEGFTCSDCH from the coding sequence ATGAACGTAAATCGACGTCAGGCTATGGGGCAGATTATCGGCTTGGTGAGTGTTGCTGCAGGTGGGGGCATCATGGCAACGGCTATGGCTGCAGATTCTTGTCCAGGAGATACCTCTATCGGTATCGGCAGTGAAGGTAGCAGTGATTTGGCGGCTAACCTGCTGACTTATGTCAAAGTTGATCCGCTCGCGGTAGCAAAACGTGCCTATGAAGACTACGGCAAAGGTGGTTGTATGTACGGGGTCTTTGATGCCATCGTCAAGGAACTCGCAGCACAAGGGCACGAAGATGCCTGCAAATTTGCCGCAATACCTACCAATATTACCGTTTATGGTGGCGGTGGGGTTGCCGGTTGGGGCACCTTATGTGGTTGTGTGAATGCGGCCGCAATGGCCATCAATATGTTGGCGGGCGTTGACCGCACTAAGGTTACTCGTTCCGTATATCATTATTATGAAAGCACTTCTATGCCACGCGGCGATAGCGAATTTTTGAGCGCTATTGGTGCGCCTACTCGTAAAACCGATGCCGGCGAACTGCTGACCGCCGATATGATTGGGCAGTCGGTGGCAAAATCGATCCTGTGCCATACCTCAGTGACCCTTTGGTCTAAACAAAGTAAGTTTGGTACTAGCCATCAGGCAAAACTGGAGCGTTGTGCCCAAGTTACCGCGGAAATAGCCTATATTACGGTCGATTTCCTCAATAAAGCCTTGGATAACACGTTGGATGTGGCTATTGCAGCTGACGGAAATAGCGATTGCGCTGTTTGTCACAGTAGCACTAAACGGGAGCCAGACACCTACTTTGCTACGGATGTTAACGCCCAGATGGAATGCCAAACTTGTCATAGTGAACATGATGTCACTGCGGGGCTGACTGGGGCACATGAAGGTTTCACCTGCAGCGACTGCCACTAG